AGGCGATATTCACATTCGCAAAGCGGATGGTAAAGTAGACGAAAACACGAATTTGCGCAATATGGACGTTATTACTGAAGCGACCGAAACATTAGGAGAAGCCGTTTCAGGGGTAGCGAAAGCCGGCAATTTCCCACTAGTTTTGGGTGGCGACCATAGTATCGCGATTGGCACACTTGCCGGTATTTCTGAGCATTACGAGAATTTGGGCGTTATTTGGTACGATGCGCACGCGGACATGAACACGAGCGAAACTTCGCCATCGGGTAATATCCACGGCATGCCGCTTGCTGCAAGCTTTGGCCATGGCCATGAGAAATTGACAAAAATCCGTGGCTATTCACCAAAAGTGAAGCCAGAGAACATCGTCATCATCGGCGCACGTTCTGTCGATCCGGGCGAGCGCGAATTGATTAAAGAGCACGGCATCAAAGTATTCAGCATGCACGAAATCGACAAAATGGGCATGGACCACGTTATGCAAGAGTCGATCCGCTATTTGCGTGAAGAGCGCAAAACAGATGGCGTTCACTTGTCGCTTGACCTCGATGGCATCGATCCGATGTATACACCGGGTGTCGGTACGCCGGTTCCAGGCGGTATTAGCTACCGTGAAAGCCATTTGGCGATGGAAATGCTGTTTGATGCAGGATTGATCACGTCGGCAGAATTTGTCGAAGTCAACCCGATTCTGGATGAGAAGAACCGCACAGCTGATGTGGCGGTCGCATTGATCGGCTCGTTGCTTGGCGAAAAATTGGTATAAGAACGATAAAGCTGTCCGGAATTTCCGGGCAGCTTTTTTTAATGGGAATGGCTGTATAAGACATTAGTGACAAGGAGGTAGGACTGATGGGCAAAGCGATGCCAAAATAGTGTCAATGACATAATAAACTGACGAATTCATTGAAAGAACTGGAAATTGGCTGGTTTTTTCTGGGGATGGTTTGATAGGATAGAAGAAGAGAAAAAAATGAAACCTTTTCAGTACTGGACCGTATATAAAAGACAGCCGCATGGCGGAGGGAAATGAGATCATGGATGCGTTAGTAAATAAACGAATAAAGCGAGTCATGAAGGGCGACCAAGACGCATTTGCCGAAATCGTGGAGCTGTATCAACATCAGTTGTTCCAGATTTGCTACCGCATGCTTGGCAACCGGCATGAAGCAGAAGATATTGCACAGGAAGCATTTACGCGGGCTTATGTGAACATACACACGTTTGACCAGAATCGTAAATTTTCCACATGGCTTTACCGCATCGCCACCAATTTGTGCATTGACCGGATTCGTAAGAAAAAACCGGATTACCATTTGGATGCGGAAGTAAGAGGCACGGAAGGTTTGAATATGTATTCGAAGATTGCCAATGAAGAAGAGCTTCCGGAAGAAGAATTAATGCGGATGGAAGTTCAGGAGCGGGTGCAGTACGAAATAAGCCGCTTGCCGGATAAGTACCGGGCAGCGATTGTGTTAAAATATATCGAGGAATTGCCGCTGGCTGAAATCAGCGAAATCCTTGATTTGCCGCTTGGCACGGTGAAAACGCGGATACACCGCGGGCGCGAAGCACTTCGCAAGCAATTGAGCAATTTGTAGGAGGCGAGCATAATGAATGCGTGTCCGGAAAAAGTTATTCGCATGATGGACGATTACCTAGACGGGGAAATCAGCCCATCTGAAGAAAAAGAACTGAAAGATTCCTTGCAGAACTGCAGCGACTGCAGACAAATATATCAAGAACTGACGAGAACCATCGCGTTTGTCCAAAGCGCGTCTCATGTCCAGGCACCGCCAGATTTTGTCCAAAAGACGATGGCTGGCTTGCCAAAAGAATCCCAGCGCGTCGGCGTAAAACGCTTTATGCGCCATCACCCGCTGATGATCGCAGCTGCCCTTTTCGTCTTATTGATGAGCGCGGCGATGATGTCGAGCTTTAGCGACGACCAACAATTTGCCTTTACCAAACAGGAGAACCTGGTTGTAGAAGGCGAAACGGTGGTAGTCCCAGCAGGACAAACAGTTGTCGGGGACATAACGATCCGCAACGGCGATTTGCGCGTCGACGGGGAACTTGAAGGCGACGTGACGATCGTCAATGGCCAGTATATGGCATCAAGTGGTGTCATCGACGGCGAAATCGAAGAAATCGACCAAGTCTTCGAGTGGCTCTGGTATACCATCAAAGGAACATTCAATGACGCCGTCAGCTTTTTTGGCGGCAATGACCAACCAATAGACGAGTAAAGCCCATCCATTCACTGGATGGGTTTTTTCAGTATAATCCGCTATGAATTATAGATTGGAATACCTTTTCGACATTTAGAATCAATGACCTATCTCAGTATTTAGAGAAGTGTTCG
This is a stretch of genomic DNA from Planococcus maritimus. It encodes these proteins:
- the rocF gene encoding arginase produces the protein MNKLNVSIIGVPMDHGQMRRGVDMGPSAIRYAGVVDRIENLGHAVNDEGDIHIRKADGKVDENTNLRNMDVITEATETLGEAVSGVAKAGNFPLVLGGDHSIAIGTLAGISEHYENLGVIWYDAHADMNTSETSPSGNIHGMPLAASFGHGHEKLTKIRGYSPKVKPENIVIIGARSVDPGERELIKEHGIKVFSMHEIDKMGMDHVMQESIRYLREERKTDGVHLSLDLDGIDPMYTPGVGTPVPGGISYRESHLAMEMLFDAGLITSAEFVEVNPILDEKNRTADVAVALIGSLLGEKLV
- the sigW gene encoding RNA polymerase sigma factor SigW yields the protein MDALVNKRIKRVMKGDQDAFAEIVELYQHQLFQICYRMLGNRHEAEDIAQEAFTRAYVNIHTFDQNRKFSTWLYRIATNLCIDRIRKKKPDYHLDAEVRGTEGLNMYSKIANEEELPEEELMRMEVQERVQYEISRLPDKYRAAIVLKYIEELPLAEISEILDLPLGTVKTRIHRGREALRKQLSNL
- a CDS encoding zf-HC2 domain-containing protein, encoding MNACPEKVIRMMDDYLDGEISPSEEKELKDSLQNCSDCRQIYQELTRTIAFVQSASHVQAPPDFVQKTMAGLPKESQRVGVKRFMRHHPLMIAAALFVLLMSAAMMSSFSDDQQFAFTKQENLVVEGETVVVPAGQTVVGDITIRNGDLRVDGELEGDVTIVNGQYMASSGVIDGEIEEIDQVFEWLWYTIKGTFNDAVSFFGGNDQPIDE